In the Brassica napus cultivar Da-Ae chromosome A7, Da-Ae, whole genome shotgun sequence genome, one interval contains:
- the LOC111200423 gene encoding meiosis-specific protein ASY2-like codes for MNGSLRLMVVLSVIAAEAGTSMSVRSFEELTSVSISDDGLVSTRMRPNYNVVTGYPTKTSDWQRSYFYVKSNRSAFEEPPKSGYRVLWNAEMVGHPNLATYPEDWKESARIVALQKQDHWEDFTRERIQRSVERIASQHWISDSLPLINRSTLKRLSLFTRAEQKEINQARTMKQLPDLSLIAAGKIGAKKGTDDSAGVEITDAVPVTAERAPTGGSSQGKTSKKKRSKETRKESNEIGQTDPDNPSKKGSKKRKAAEPPAEDVPRKKKTKKQDFSVPRPSSVCEEELQALVPDATPEVGTSDDDENETIALRRRRREGLQQNRGALVGGQVLSETPKELPASERPRVPLRGDSSAHITEGSETRVSGRPKETPEDGFKFEFNRELPLACYPEDCARLLRLVKGGPDLLPSVGDLIFKDEYEQASCSSVKSHGGWNVLVGKYDSALRRAREQIRESEEAKKKAEEALRVSSREKTEAIARERSLRKAFDETRTSDAAELQMCKEAMNNLEVVVDKQRKEKVDLERRMAAESLRHSEEMARLRKSRRYEVTHERIRVLIAMIAKAEKRFHKISLREDQRDKYDDARCVYSQAFGTRKCLEQIKASGVEIPQETIDFFAGQERHYEEEAERLEVKEIPAEDLRLSPLVLESRFLIEEIWRQLDPFGSNIGLIDSEAAIALRTPLADRDPRSADPTEKPAQTAVSSNQHTNQGVDPTERTSVGPVVQKDGAVPTIVLTDSSAKASKNASSSASSSEDPGKGDDLPTETPAANVTESIPTKFGRVSGPGEGDGSGDKDPPVVD; via the exons ATGAACGGTTCTCTCCGGTTGATGGTCGTTTTATCGGTGATCGCGGCTGAGGCAGGGACATCGATGAGTGTGAGGTCGTTTGAAGAATTGACCTCAGTTTCGATTTCCGACGATGGGCTCGTCTCGACGAGGATGCGCCCAAACTATAACGTGGTCACGGGGTATCCGACCAAAACTTCAGACTGGCAGCGCTCGTACTTCTACGTGAAGTCGAACAGATCAGCGTTCGAAGAGCCTCCGAAGTCTGGTTACCGCGTTCTCTGGAATGCAGAGATGG ttggtCACCCGAATCTTGCTACGTACCCCGAGGATTGGAAGGAGAGTGCTCGGATTGTCGCGTTGCAGAAGCAAGATCACTGGGAGGATTTTACTCGGGAGAGAATTCAAAGATCTGTAGAACGGATTGCGAGTC AGCATTGGATTTCGGATTCGCTTCCTCTCATCAATCGATCGACTTTGAAGCGGTTGTCTCTTTTTACACGAGCCGAGCAAAAGGAAATCAATCAGGCCCGAACAATGAAGCAACTGCCCGATCTTAGCCTTATTGCGGCGGGGAAGATAGGTGCCAAAAAGGGTACTGACGACTCTGCGGGGGTCGAGATTACGGACGCTGTCCCCGTTACCGCCGAGCGGGCGCCTACTGGTGGTTCTTCTCAGGGAAAGAcctcgaagaagaagagaagcaagGAGACTCGGAAGGAGTCCAATGAGATAGGTCAAACCGATCCGGATAACCCCTCTAAGAAGGGTAGTAAGAAGAGGAAAGCCGCGGAACCACCTGCAGAAGACGTTCCcaggaagaagaaaacgaagaagcaAGATTTCTCCGTGCCCCGACCATCCTCGGTTTGCGAGGAGGAACTCCAGGCTTTGGTCCCTGACGCTACTCCCGAGGTTGGGACCTCGGATGATGATGAAAACGAGACCATCGCTTTGCGTCGGAGAAGACGAGAGGGCCTTCAGCAGAATCGCGGAGCCTTAGTGGGTGGTCAGGTCCTCTCGGAGACTCCAAAGGAGTTGCCAGCCTCTGAAAGACCGCGAGTCCCTCTGAGGGGCGACTCTTCGGCTCATATCACGGAAGGTTCTGAGACCCGTGTGTCCGGCCGTCCCAAGGAAACCCCGGAGGATGGGTTCAAGTTCGAGTTCAACCGAGAGCTCCCGCTGGCCTGTTACCCGGAGGATTGCGCTCGCTTGCTACGGCTAGTCAAAGGCGGTCCCGATCTGCTTCCTTCAGTGGGGGACCTCATCTTCAAAGATGAATATGAACAGGCTTCTTGCTCGTCGGTAAAG AGTCACGGCGGCTGGAATGTTCTGGTCGGGAAGTATGACTCAGCCCTTAGGCGGGCTAGAGAGCAGATCCGCGAGAGCGAAGAAGCCAAGAAGAAAGCGGAGGAGGCTCTTCGGGTGTCTTCGCGGGAAAAGACTGAAGCCATTGCTCGGGAGAGGTCTCTCAGGAAAGCGTTTGACGAGACGCGAACATCTGACGCGGCTGAATTGCAGATGTGTAAGGAGGCGATGAACAACCTTGAAGTTGTGGTGGACAAGCAGCGGAAGGAAAAGGTCGACCTAGAGAGAAGGATGGCCGCGGAATCACTTAGGCATTCCGAGGAGATGGCCAGGCTTCGGAAATCTCGTAGGTACGAGGTTACGCACGAGAGGATTCGCGTGTTGATCGCCATGATTGCTAAGGCCGAGAAACGCTTCCATAAGATTTCTCTTCGTGAGGACCAAAGGGACAAGTATGACGATGCTAGATGTGTCTACAGCCAAGCCTTTGGAACAAGGAAATGTCTCGAGCAGATTAAGGCCTCAGGTGTCGAGATCCCGCAGGAAACCATCGATTTCTTCGCTGGGCAAGAGAGGCATTATGAAGAGGAAGCAGAACGCTTGGAAGTAAAGGAAATTCCAGCAGAAGATCTTCGCCTCTCCCCGTTAGTGTTGGAGTCTCGGTTCCTGATCGAAGAGATTTGGCGTCAGCTCGACCCATTTGGATCGAACATTGGTTTGATCGATTCAGAGGCTGCCATTGCTCTTCGTACTCCCCTCGCCGACCGAGATCCCCGATCTGCAGATCCGACGGAGAAGCCCGCTCAGACGGCCGTATCTTCCAATCAGCACACCAACCAAGGTGTCGACCCGACGGAGCGAACATCAGTGGGACCGGTTGTTCAGAAGGACGGGGCTGTGCCTACCATCGTGCTGACCGATTCCTCTGCGAAGGCATCGAAGAATGCCAGCTCGTCGGCTTCCTCGTCGGAAGACCCGGGGAAGGGAGATGACCTTCCAACTGAGACGCCAGCTGCGAATGTTACTGAGTCAATCCCAACAAAGTTTGGCCGCGTCTCGGGTCCCGGAGAGGGTGACGGCAGTGGCGACAAGGATCCTCCTGTGGTCGATTAA